One region of Agrobacterium tumefaciens genomic DNA includes:
- the truB gene encoding tRNA pseudouridine(55) synthase TruB, with product MSKPRKQQNRKPKGRPISGWLILDKPLDFGSTEAVSKIKWLFNAQKAGHAGTLDPLASGMLPIALGDATKTVPYVMDGRKIYEFTVTWGEERATDDLEGEVVNSSDQRPDEQAIRDILPNYTGVIMQTPPQFSAIKIAGERAYDLAREGETVEIPAREVEIHRLTLLACPDADTAHFEVECGKGTYVRALARDMGRDLGCFGHISQLRRTMVAPFGEDMMVPLETLTALEAIEDRDERLEALDAFLIDTAEALSSLPHLIINDDQAHRLKMGNPILLRGRDAPANHPEAYATAHGKLIAIGEIGEGEFRPKRVFG from the coding sequence ATGTCCAAACCACGCAAACAGCAGAACCGCAAACCCAAGGGCCGCCCGATTTCGGGCTGGCTCATTCTCGACAAGCCGCTCGATTTCGGCTCAACCGAAGCCGTTTCCAAGATCAAATGGCTGTTCAACGCCCAGAAGGCAGGTCACGCCGGAACACTCGACCCCTTGGCGTCCGGCATGTTGCCGATTGCACTCGGTGACGCCACCAAGACCGTTCCTTACGTCATGGACGGCCGGAAAATCTACGAGTTTACCGTCACCTGGGGTGAAGAACGCGCAACCGACGATCTGGAAGGCGAGGTTGTCAACTCCTCCGACCAGCGCCCGGACGAACAGGCGATCCGCGATATTCTGCCCAATTATACCGGCGTGATCATGCAGACGCCGCCGCAGTTTTCCGCCATCAAGATTGCCGGTGAGCGGGCCTATGATCTGGCGCGTGAAGGCGAAACGGTGGAGATTCCCGCGCGCGAGGTGGAAATTCACCGTCTGACGCTGCTCGCCTGCCCCGACGCTGACACCGCTCATTTCGAAGTGGAATGCGGCAAAGGTACCTATGTGCGGGCGCTTGCGCGCGACATGGGCCGGGATCTCGGCTGTTTCGGTCATATTTCGCAATTGCGCCGTACCATGGTCGCGCCATTCGGCGAGGACATGATGGTACCGCTCGAAACCTTGACGGCGCTCGAAGCCATCGAAGACCGCGACGAGCGGCTTGAAGCGCTCGATGCTTTTCTGATCGACACGGCGGAAGCGCTTTCATCCCTTCCCCACCTCATCATCAATGATGATCAGGCACACCGGTTGAAGATGGGCAATCCGATCCTGCTGCGCGGGCGTGATGCGCCGGCCAATCACCCGGAGGCCTATGCCACTGCGCATGGCAAACTCATTGCCATCGGCGAGATCGGCGAGGGCGAATTCCGGCCGAAGCGCGTTTTCGGTTGA
- the rpsO gene encoding 30S ribosomal protein S15, which translates to MSITAERKAALIKEYATNEGDTGSPEVQVAILTERINNLTGHFKDHKKDNHSRRGLLTLVSSRRSLLDYLKKKDEARYSKLIGALGIRR; encoded by the coding sequence ATGTCGATTACTGCAGAGCGCAAAGCCGCCCTCATCAAGGAATATGCAACGAACGAAGGCGACACCGGTTCTCCGGAAGTTCAGGTCGCTATTCTGACCGAGCGGATCAACAACCTGACCGGTCACTTCAAGGACCACAAGAAGGACAACCACTCCCGTCGTGGCCTTCTGACGCTGGTTTCGAGCCGCCGTTCGCTTCTCGACTATCTGAAGAAGAAGGACGAAGCCCGTTACAGCAAGCTGATCGGTGCTCTCGGCATTCGCCGCTAA
- the pnp gene encoding polyribonucleotide nucleotidyltransferase, translated as MFNKHSVEIEWAGRPLKLETGKVARQADGAVIATYGETMVLATVVSAKSPKPGQDFFPLTVNYQEKTYAAGKIPGGYFKREGRPSEKETLVSRLIDRPIRPLFPEGYKNDTQVVVTVIQHDLENDPDVLSMVAASAALTLSGIPFMGPVGGARVGYINGEYVLNPHLDEMDESVLDLVVAGTQDAVLMVESEAKELNEDVMLGAVMFGHRGFQPVIDAIIKLAEVAAKEPREFEPEDFSALENEMLGLAETELRTAYKITEKAARYAAVDAVKAKVKAHFLPEEGEAKYSPEEIGAVFKHLQAKIVRWNVLDTKSRIDGRDLSTVRPIVSEVGILPRTHGSALFTRGETQAIVVATLGTGEDEQYVDSLTGMYKERFLLHYNFPPYSVGETGRMGSPGRREIGHGKLAWRAIRPMLPTAEQFPYTLRVVSEITESNGSSSMATVCGTSLALMDAGVPLAKPVAGIAMGLILEGERFAVLSDILGDEDHLGDMDFKVAGTADGITSLQMDIKIAGITEEIMKIALEQAQGGRKHILGEMANAITESRGQLGEFAPRIEVMNIPVDKIREVIGSGGKVIREIVEKTGAKINIEDDGTVKIASASGKEIEAARKWIHSIVAEPEVGQIYEGTVVKTADFGAFVNFFGARDGLVHISQLASERVAKTSDVVKEGDKVWVKLMGFDERGKVRLSMKVVDQATGKEVAADKKKEDGEAAAE; from the coding sequence ATGTTCAATAAACACTCCGTGGAAATCGAATGGGCTGGCCGCCCGCTGAAGCTCGAGACAGGCAAGGTTGCCCGTCAGGCTGACGGCGCCGTCATCGCAACCTACGGCGAGACGATGGTTCTTGCGACGGTGGTTTCCGCAAAGTCTCCGAAGCCGGGACAGGACTTCTTCCCGCTCACCGTGAACTACCAGGAAAAGACCTACGCAGCCGGCAAGATCCCCGGTGGCTATTTCAAGCGCGAAGGCCGTCCGTCGGAAAAGGAAACGCTGGTTTCCCGCCTGATCGACCGTCCGATCCGCCCGCTGTTTCCTGAAGGCTACAAGAACGACACGCAGGTTGTCGTAACGGTCATTCAGCACGACCTCGAAAATGACCCGGACGTTCTGTCGATGGTTGCCGCATCCGCTGCGCTCACACTGTCTGGCATCCCTTTCATGGGCCCGGTCGGCGGCGCGCGCGTTGGTTACATCAACGGCGAATATGTTCTGAACCCGCATCTTGATGAGATGGATGAATCGGTTCTGGATCTGGTTGTTGCCGGCACGCAGGACGCCGTCCTGATGGTGGAGTCGGAAGCCAAGGAACTCAACGAAGACGTCATGCTCGGCGCCGTCATGTTCGGCCATCGCGGCTTCCAGCCGGTTATCGACGCGATCATCAAGCTCGCTGAAGTTGCCGCCAAGGAACCGCGCGAATTCGAACCGGAAGATTTCTCCGCGCTCGAAAACGAAATGCTCGGCCTTGCCGAAACCGAACTGCGCACCGCCTACAAGATCACCGAAAAGGCTGCCCGTTACGCTGCCGTCGACGCCGTAAAGGCGAAGGTCAAGGCTCACTTCCTGCCGGAAGAAGGCGAAGCGAAGTATAGCCCTGAAGAAATCGGCGCTGTCTTCAAGCACCTTCAGGCGAAGATCGTTCGCTGGAACGTTCTCGACACCAAGAGCCGCATCGATGGCCGCGACCTGTCGACCGTTCGTCCGATCGTTTCGGAAGTTGGCATCCTGCCGCGTACGCACGGCTCGGCGCTGTTCACCCGTGGTGAAACCCAGGCGATCGTTGTTGCGACGCTCGGCACCGGCGAAGACGAACAGTATGTCGACAGCCTGACCGGCATGTACAAGGAACGTTTCCTTCTGCATTACAACTTCCCGCCCTACTCGGTCGGTGAAACGGGCCGTATGGGTTCCCCGGGCCGTCGCGAAATCGGTCACGGCAAGCTCGCATGGCGCGCTATCCGTCCGATGCTGCCGACTGCGGAACAGTTCCCCTACACGCTGCGCGTCGTTTCCGAAATCACCGAGTCCAACGGCTCTTCGTCGATGGCAACGGTTTGCGGCACCTCGCTTGCACTGATGGACGCTGGCGTACCGCTGGCCAAGCCAGTTGCCGGTATCGCCATGGGCCTTATCCTCGAAGGCGAGCGCTTTGCGGTTCTCTCCGACATCCTGGGTGACGAAGATCACCTCGGCGACATGGACTTCAAGGTTGCAGGTACTGCCGACGGCATCACCTCGCTGCAGATGGACATCAAGATCGCCGGTATCACCGAAGAGATCATGAAGATCGCTCTGGAGCAGGCACAGGGTGGCCGCAAGCACATCCTCGGCGAAATGGCGAATGCCATCACCGAGAGCCGCGGCCAGCTTGGCGAATTCGCACCGCGCATCGAAGTGATGAACATTCCGGTCGACAAGATCCGTGAAGTCATCGGTTCGGGCGGCAAGGTCATCCGCGAAATCGTCGAAAAGACCGGCGCCAAGATCAACATCGAAGACGACGGCACCGTCAAGATCGCTTCTGCTTCCGGCAAGGAAATCGAAGCGGCCCGCAAGTGGATCCATTCGATCGTTGCAGAACCGGAAGTCGGCCAGATCTACGAAGGTACGGTCGTCAAGACCGCTGACTTCGGCGCTTTCGTCAACTTCTTCGGCGCCCGCGACGGCCTCGTTCACATCTCGCAGCTCGCTTCCGAGCGTGTCGCCAAGACCTCCGACGTCGTCAAGGAAGGCGACAAGGTCTGGGTCAAGCTTATGGGCTTCGACGAGCGTGGCAAGGTTCGCCTGTCCATGAAGGTTGTCGACCAGGCAACCGGCAAGGAAGTTGCCGCAGACAAGAAGAAGGAAGATGGCGAAGCCGCTGCCGAGTAA
- the nusA gene encoding transcription termination factor NusA, which produces MAVSANRLELLQIADAVAREKVIDREIVLAAMADAIQKAARSRYGSETNIRADINSKTGEIRLQRLLEVVETAEDYSTQIPLELARDRNPDAKLGDFIADPLPPMDFGRIAAQSAKQVIVQKVREAERDRQYDEFKDRIGEIVNGTVKRVEYGNVIVDLGRGEGIIRRDEMIPRENMRYGDRVRAYVYDVRREQRGPQIFLSRTHPQFMVKLFTMEVPEIYDGIIQIKSVARDPGSRAKIAVISNDSSIDPVGACVGMRGSRVQAVVGELQGEKIDIIPWSQEPASFIVNALQPAEVAKVVLDEESERIEVVVPDEQLSLAIGRRGQNVRLASQLTGWDIDIMTEQEESERRQKEFNERTALFMDALDVDEMVGQVLASEGFAQVEELAYVDLGEISSIDGFDDDTADEIQTRAREYLERLEAEMDAKRKELGVADELRQIEGLTSQMMVALGEDGIKTIEDFAGCAADDLVGWSERKDGETKKFEGIFSKLDVSRVEAENMVVQARLLAGWITAEDLASEEEVDAEATEEADTAEQE; this is translated from the coding sequence ATGGCAGTGAGTGCTAACCGGCTTGAGCTTCTGCAGATCGCCGATGCTGTGGCGCGCGAAAAGGTCATCGACCGCGAAATCGTGCTTGCCGCAATGGCCGACGCTATCCAGAAAGCCGCCCGCTCGCGCTATGGTTCGGAAACCAACATTCGCGCCGACATCAACTCCAAGACCGGCGAAATCCGCCTGCAGCGTCTTCTGGAAGTGGTAGAGACGGCCGAAGACTATTCGACCCAGATTCCGCTCGAACTTGCCCGCGACCGCAACCCGGACGCCAAGCTCGGCGATTTCATCGCCGATCCGCTGCCGCCGATGGATTTCGGCCGTATCGCCGCACAGTCCGCCAAGCAGGTCATCGTTCAGAAGGTGCGCGAAGCAGAACGCGACCGTCAGTATGACGAGTTCAAGGATCGCATCGGCGAAATCGTCAACGGCACCGTCAAGCGCGTTGAATACGGCAATGTCATCGTCGATCTGGGCCGTGGCGAAGGCATCATCCGTCGCGACGAGATGATTCCGCGGGAAAACATGCGTTATGGCGACCGTGTCCGCGCCTACGTCTACGACGTTCGCCGCGAGCAGCGTGGCCCGCAGATTTTCCTGTCGCGTACACATCCGCAGTTCATGGTGAAGCTGTTCACCATGGAAGTTCCTGAAATCTACGACGGCATCATCCAGATCAAGTCGGTTGCCCGTGACCCCGGTTCCCGCGCCAAAATCGCCGTCATCTCGAACGACTCGTCGATCGATCCGGTCGGCGCCTGCGTCGGTATGCGCGGTTCGCGCGTTCAGGCCGTTGTCGGCGAATTGCAGGGCGAAAAGATCGACATCATTCCGTGGAGCCAGGAGCCGGCATCCTTCATCGTCAACGCCCTGCAGCCCGCCGAAGTGGCCAAGGTCGTTCTGGACGAAGAATCCGAACGCATCGAAGTTGTGGTTCCCGACGAGCAGCTTTCGCTCGCCATCGGCCGCCGCGGCCAGAACGTACGTCTGGCATCGCAGCTGACCGGCTGGGATATCGACATAATGACGGAGCAGGAAGAATCCGAGCGTCGCCAGAAGGAATTCAACGAGCGCACGGCACTCTTCATGGACGCCCTCGACGTTGACGAGATGGTTGGTCAGGTTCTGGCTTCCGAAGGCTTCGCGCAGGTTGAAGAACTTGCGTATGTCGATCTCGGAGAAATTTCCTCGATCGACGGCTTCGACGATGACACCGCCGATGAAATCCAGACCCGCGCCCGCGAATATCTGGAACGCCTGGAAGCCGAAATGGACGCCAAGCGCAAGGAACTCGGCGTTGCCGACGAGCTGCGACAGATCGAAGGCCTGACCTCGCAGATGATGGTTGCCCTTGGTGAAGACGGTATCAAGACCATCGAGGACTTTGCCGGTTGCGCCGCAGACGATCTGGTCGGCTGGAGCGAACGCAAGGACGGCGAGACGAAGAAGTTCGAAGGCATCTTCTCCAAGCTCGACGTATCGCGCGTCGAAGCTGAGAACATGGTTGTGCAGGCCCGTCTTCTGGCAGGCTGGATCACGGCTGAGGATCTGGCTTCCGAAGAGGAAGTCGATGCGGAAGCTACTGAGGAGGCGGATACCGCCGAACAGGAATGA
- the infB gene encoding translation initiation factor IF-2, with protein MTDNNDDKTLNAPAKKTLTLKPGGMNQGTVRQDMGRGRTNAVVVETRKRRPLRPEDEKPVQPVVAAAPAPKPAAPAPSAPRPQAPQQRIQQPSNQQQRPGSSHSQQRPGSSAPQQRQPDRPRGNVLHDLSAGEMEARRRALIEAQARDVIEAKQRAEDEARRKVEEEQRIAAEKIEAENRAAEEAAAAKIAASQPVTEAKSDLSGEKPAAAAAPAPRADARPQPVAPRSAPATPDAAAPRGRRTGGDDEDDRGAVRRGSSLPARGKVVAPVPAKPAARLKTEEERRRGKLTVTAANLEEDGTPRGRSMASMRRRQEKFRRSQMQETREKVLREVILPETITIQELSQRMSERAVDVIKFLMKEGQMLKPGDVIDADLAELIAVEFGHTVKRVSESDVEEGLFNKADDEGEMVSRPPVVTIMGHVDHGKTSLLDAIRQANVVAGEAGGITQHIGAYQVEKNGQKITFIDTPGHAAFTAMRARGAQATDIAVLVVAADDSVMPQTIESINHAKAAGVPIVVAINKIDKHEANPEKVRQQLLQHEVFVESMGGEVLDVEVSAKNKLNLDKLLEAILLQAEILDLKADPSRTAEGTVIEAELDRGRGAVATVLVQKGTLKPGQIIVAGDQWGRVRALVNDKGDHVKEAGPAMPVEILGLSGTPSAGDRFAVVENEGRAREISEYRQRLARDKAVARQTGQRGSLEQMMSQLQTSGLKEFPLVIKADVQGSVEAIIASLDKLGTDEVRARVVHSGAGAITESDISLAEASNAAIIGFNVRANAQARTASERAGIEIRYYNIIYDLVDDVKAAMSGLLSPERRETFLGNAEILEVFNITKVGKVAGCRVVEGKVERGAGVRLVRDNVVIHEGKLKTLKRFKDEVNEVPVGQECGMAFENYEDIRAGDTIECFRVEHITRTL; from the coding sequence ATGACCGACAACAACGACGACAAGACACTCAATGCGCCGGCCAAGAAGACTCTTACCCTGAAACCGGGCGGGATGAATCAGGGCACCGTGCGGCAGGACATGGGTCGAGGTCGCACCAACGCGGTTGTCGTGGAAACACGCAAGCGCCGCCCCCTGCGTCCCGAAGACGAGAAGCCGGTTCAGCCTGTCGTGGCGGCAGCTCCGGCGCCGAAGCCGGCAGCGCCTGCCCCTTCGGCACCGCGTCCGCAGGCCCCACAGCAACGCATTCAACAGCCGAGCAACCAACAGCAGCGTCCGGGTTCTTCCCATTCGCAGCAGCGCCCCGGCTCGTCCGCACCGCAGCAGCGTCAGCCTGACCGTCCGCGCGGCAACGTTCTGCACGACCTGTCCGCAGGCGAGATGGAAGCCCGCCGCCGTGCGCTGATAGAAGCGCAGGCTCGCGATGTTATCGAAGCCAAGCAGCGCGCCGAAGACGAAGCCCGCCGCAAGGTGGAAGAAGAACAACGCATCGCCGCTGAAAAGATCGAAGCCGAAAACCGCGCTGCCGAAGAGGCTGCTGCGGCAAAGATCGCTGCGAGCCAGCCTGTTACGGAAGCGAAATCCGATCTGTCCGGCGAAAAGCCGGCTGCGGCCGCTGCGCCGGCGCCACGCGCTGACGCCCGTCCCCAGCCTGTTGCTCCCCGTTCCGCTCCCGCCACGCCCGATGCCGCCGCTCCCCGCGGACGCCGCACCGGTGGCGACGACGAGGACGATCGCGGCGCAGTCCGTCGTGGCAGCAGCCTTCCGGCTCGTGGCAAGGTCGTGGCTCCGGTTCCGGCCAAGCCTGCAGCCCGCCTGAAGACCGAAGAAGAGCGCCGTCGTGGCAAGCTGACCGTGACCGCCGCCAATCTGGAAGAAGATGGTACGCCGCGTGGCCGCTCCATGGCATCCATGCGCCGCCGCCAGGAGAAATTCCGTCGCAGCCAGATGCAGGAAACCCGCGAAAAGGTTCTGCGCGAAGTCATCCTGCCGGAAACCATCACCATTCAGGAACTGTCGCAGCGTATGTCCGAGCGCGCCGTTGACGTCATCAAGTTCCTGATGAAGGAAGGCCAGATGCTGAAGCCGGGCGACGTGATCGACGCCGATCTGGCGGAACTGATCGCGGTCGAATTCGGCCATACGGTCAAGCGCGTTTCCGAATCCGACGTTGAAGAGGGTCTCTTCAACAAGGCTGACGATGAAGGCGAGATGGTTTCCCGTCCGCCGGTCGTGACCATCATGGGCCACGTCGACCACGGCAAGACCTCGCTGCTCGACGCTATCCGTCAGGCGAATGTCGTTGCTGGCGAGGCCGGTGGCATCACCCAGCATATCGGCGCGTATCAGGTCGAAAAGAACGGTCAGAAGATCACCTTCATCGACACCCCCGGCCACGCCGCCTTTACGGCAATGCGTGCCCGTGGTGCGCAGGCAACCGACATCGCTGTGCTGGTTGTTGCAGCCGACGACAGCGTGATGCCGCAGACGATCGAGTCGATCAACCATGCGAAGGCGGCCGGTGTTCCGATCGTCGTTGCGATCAACAAGATCGACAAGCACGAGGCAAACCCTGAAAAGGTTCGCCAGCAGCTGCTGCAGCACGAAGTGTTCGTGGAATCGATGGGTGGTGAAGTTCTTGATGTCGAAGTGTCGGCCAAGAACAAGCTCAACCTCGACAAGCTGCTCGAAGCGATCCTGCTTCAGGCAGAAATCCTCGATCTCAAGGCGGATCCAAGCCGCACTGCGGAAGGCACGGTCATCGAAGCCGAGCTGGACCGTGGACGTGGTGCCGTCGCGACCGTTCTCGTGCAGAAGGGTACACTGAAGCCCGGCCAGATCATCGTTGCCGGCGATCAGTGGGGCCGTGTGCGCGCGCTCGTCAACGACAAGGGCGACCACGTGAAGGAAGCCGGTCCGGCCATGCCGGTCGAAATCCTCGGCCTTTCCGGTACGCCGTCGGCCGGTGACCGTTTTGCGGTTGTCGAAAACGAAGGTCGTGCTCGCGAGATCTCCGAATACCGCCAGCGTCTGGCTCGCGACAAGGCTGTTGCCCGTCAGACCGGTCAGCGCGGCTCGCTGGAACAGATGATGAGCCAGTTGCAGACTTCGGGATTGAAGGAATTCCCGCTGGTCATCAAGGCGGACGTGCAAGGTTCGGTCGAAGCCATTATCGCTTCGCTCGACAAGCTCGGCACAGACGAAGTCCGCGCTCGTGTCGTGCACTCTGGTGCTGGTGCCATCACGGAATCAGATATCTCGCTTGCCGAGGCATCGAACGCCGCGATCATCGGCTTCAACGTTCGCGCCAACGCACAGGCACGTACGGCGTCCGAACGCGCCGGTATCGAAATCCGCTACTACAACATCATCTACGATCTGGTGGATGACGTGAAAGCGGCGATGTCGGGTCTGCTTTCGCCGGAACGTCGCGAGACCTTCCTCGGCAATGCCGAAATTCTCGAGGTGTTCAACATCACCAAGGTCGGTAAGGTCGCGGGTTGCCGCGTCGTCGAGGGCAAGGTGGAACGTGGTGCGGGTGTGCGTCTGGTGCGCGACAACGTCGTTATCCACGAAGGCAAGCTCAAGACCCTCAAGCGCTTCAAGGACGAAGTCAACGAAGTGCCTGTTGGTCAGGAGTGCGGTATGGCCTTCGAGAATTACGAAGACATTCGCGCCGGCGACACCATCGAGTGCTTCCGCGTCGAACACATCACGAGAACGCTCTAA
- a CDS encoding RNA-binding protein, translating to MTSQVHEPDELPETDEDGRLEGNVNGRMCIVTRQSGSPDELIRFVAGPDGNVVPDLKRQLPGRGCWVKPERALIEKAIAKKIFARALKRDVKAGPELLALLDRLMSQQLAGMMNMARKAGQFISGATKVDAAVRSGNAIAVFHATDAAADGVRKLDQARKAWELGSDAGNEIPSFRLFSEAEMDELMGQNAFIHACALAGQAGEGVVKRAKMLKQYRLGGQPEAERDAARTVQ from the coding sequence ATGACATCGCAGGTGCATGAGCCGGACGAGCTGCCCGAAACCGATGAGGACGGGCGGCTGGAAGGCAACGTCAATGGACGTATGTGCATTGTGACAAGGCAGAGCGGATCTCCAGACGAGTTGATCCGCTTCGTCGCAGGGCCGGACGGCAACGTCGTTCCGGACCTGAAACGCCAATTGCCGGGGCGCGGATGCTGGGTAAAGCCGGAGCGCGCCCTGATAGAGAAAGCCATCGCGAAGAAGATCTTCGCACGGGCACTCAAACGCGACGTCAAGGCCGGGCCGGAGCTTCTCGCTCTTCTCGACCGGCTGATGTCGCAGCAGCTTGCCGGAATGATGAACATGGCGCGCAAGGCGGGTCAGTTCATCAGCGGCGCGACGAAAGTCGATGCCGCCGTCCGTTCGGGGAATGCGATTGCCGTGTTCCACGCAACCGATGCCGCGGCAGACGGCGTGCGAAAACTGGACCAGGCCCGCAAGGCCTGGGAGCTCGGCAGCGATGCCGGCAATGAAATTCCGTCCTTCCGGCTCTTTAGCGAAGCCGAAATGGACGAGTTGATGGGCCAGAATGCTTTTATCCATGCTTGCGCGCTTGCGGGGCAGGCGGGTGAGGGTGTAGTGAAGCGCGCAAAGATGCTTAAGCAGTACCGCCTTGGCGGTCAGCCTGAGGCGGAACGCGACGCTGCCCGGACAGTACAATGA
- a CDS encoding class I SAM-dependent methyltransferase: MSRDAVKTLFHPFAAEMLDLPKEGERVLFLGAEAGPRLDGFNADIVSVQNFRPLYRALQAQNAEVTPDISGEDYDAALLLCGKHRGENENRVAEALSRVKAGGLIVAAGSKEDGILTLRKTLAKLGIEAESTPKYHGVALWFKRPEDVASAVSKLAQHSVTVAGRFTAMPGMFSHDRVDDGSELLASRLPTDFDGNAADFGAGWGYLSVMLAEKSPRTARIDLFEADWNALEFAKTNLLENNPRLTARFFWQDLANEPPKEKYDLIIMNPPFHAAGQAAEPALGQAFIKTAAGALRNGGKLLMVANRGMPYEPVLAAEFRTSAEVCRNARFKILSAQK; this comes from the coding sequence ATGAGCCGTGATGCTGTTAAAACCCTTTTCCATCCCTTTGCCGCAGAGATGCTCGACTTGCCGAAAGAGGGCGAGCGCGTTCTGTTTCTGGGAGCGGAAGCCGGCCCGCGGCTAGACGGTTTTAACGCTGACATCGTCTCGGTTCAGAATTTTCGACCGCTTTACCGGGCTCTTCAGGCGCAGAACGCAGAGGTCACCCCGGATATTTCCGGCGAGGACTACGATGCGGCGTTGCTGCTTTGCGGCAAACATCGCGGCGAGAACGAAAACCGCGTCGCTGAAGCGCTCTCGCGCGTTAAGGCGGGTGGGTTGATCGTGGCGGCGGGATCGAAGGAAGACGGCATTCTGACGCTGCGCAAGACGCTGGCAAAGCTTGGCATCGAGGCGGAATCGACGCCGAAGTACCACGGCGTCGCCCTCTGGTTCAAACGGCCGGAAGACGTTGCATCTGCCGTGTCGAAACTCGCGCAACATTCCGTTACGGTTGCTGGCCGTTTCACCGCCATGCCCGGCATGTTCTCGCATGACCGCGTGGACGATGGCTCGGAGCTGCTCGCGTCGCGCCTGCCGACCGACTTCGACGGCAACGCCGCCGATTTCGGCGCAGGCTGGGGTTATCTCTCGGTCATGCTGGCGGAAAAATCGCCGCGCACGGCGCGTATCGATCTTTTCGAAGCGGACTGGAACGCGCTCGAATTCGCCAAGACCAATCTTCTTGAAAACAATCCGCGACTGACGGCGCGCTTCTTCTGGCAGGACCTTGCAAACGAGCCGCCGAAAGAAAAATACGACCTCATCATCATGAACCCGCCTTTCCACGCGGCAGGACAGGCGGCAGAACCCGCTCTCGGTCAGGCCTTTATCAAGACGGCTGCCGGCGCGCTTCGCAACGGTGGAAAGCTGCTGATGGTCGCCAATCGCGGCATGCCCTATGAGCCGGTGCTGGCGGCGGAATTCCGCACCAGCGCCGAGGTATGCCGCAACGCGCGCTTCAAGATCCTGAGCGCCCAGAAGTAA
- the rbfA gene encoding 30S ribosome-binding factor RbfA, with protein sequence MAKATSSAPSQRMLRVGEQVRAALTQILQRGEVRDDLIEGTVISISEVRMSPDLKIATAYVTPLGVADHTDIITALNRHAKFMRGRLGPQLRQMKYMPELRFRDDTSFDNYQKIDALLRSPEVQRDLGPSNEKDDEQN encoded by the coding sequence ATGGCAAAAGCTACATCATCGGCCCCTTCGCAACGCATGCTGCGTGTTGGCGAACAGGTGCGCGCCGCACTGACCCAGATTCTCCAGCGCGGCGAAGTCCGCGACGATCTGATCGAAGGCACCGTCATTTCCATCTCGGAAGTGCGCATGTCACCCGATCTCAAGATCGCGACCGCTTACGTGACGCCGCTTGGCGTTGCCGATCACACCGACATCATCACGGCGCTCAACCGCCATGCCAAGTTCATGCGCGGCCGCCTCGGCCCGCAGCTGCGGCAGATGAAGTACATGCCGGAACTGCGTTTCCGCGACGATACGAGTTTCGACAACTACCAGAAGATCGACGCACTCCTGCGGTCACCGGAGGTGCAGCGCGATCTGGGACCTTCGAACGAAAAAGACGACGAACAGAACTGA
- a CDS encoding AEC family transporter — protein sequence MSAVAANVAPIFILILIGWLTVKAGLFRADAGEILSDFVFKIAVPTLIFRTLAEANFHGASPFRLWLTYFAGVAVTWTVGHIVTRYIFKQDSRIAVIAGISSAFANNIFIGLPLVGRSIGDEGLVALSILLAIHLPVMMIAGTILMENATHKAVGGEKRSMASVFRQVGRNLITNPLVIGLFIGLSTNVSGVTLTPILKTVVDQIASMAGPAALISLGMALTKYTIRGNLGIAVTMTVFKLLLLPACVWAMGHALGLSREWTAALVLTSSVPTGVNAWLIANRFGIGHSVAASTISISTATGVLSVSLWAWLLS from the coding sequence ATGTCTGCCGTTGCCGCGAACGTCGCTCCGATTTTCATTCTTATCCTGATCGGCTGGCTCACCGTCAAGGCCGGCTTGTTCAGAGCTGATGCCGGTGAGATTCTCAGCGATTTCGTGTTCAAGATCGCCGTGCCGACGTTGATCTTCCGCACCCTTGCGGAGGCGAATTTTCATGGCGCATCGCCCTTCCGGCTGTGGCTGACCTATTTCGCCGGCGTGGCCGTAACCTGGACGGTTGGGCATATCGTCACGCGGTACATCTTCAAGCAGGATAGTCGCATCGCCGTCATAGCCGGCATATCCTCGGCCTTTGCCAACAATATCTTCATCGGCCTGCCGCTTGTCGGGCGGTCCATCGGGGATGAGGGGCTGGTCGCCCTCTCCATTCTGCTGGCCATCCATCTGCCGGTCATGATGATTGCCGGTACCATCTTGATGGAGAACGCCACGCATAAGGCGGTGGGCGGCGAAAAGCGCAGCATGGCTTCTGTCTTCAGGCAGGTCGGCCGCAACCTCATTACAAATCCGCTGGTGATCGGACTTTTCATCGGGCTTTCGACCAATGTTTCAGGCGTGACGCTCACGCCCATCCTCAAGACCGTGGTTGATCAGATCGCGTCCATGGCGGGACCGGCAGCGCTCATCTCGCTCGGCATGGCGCTGACGAAATACACCATTCGCGGTAATCTTGGGATTGCCGTCACCATGACGGTTTTCAAACTGCTGCTTCTGCCCGCCTGCGTGTGGGCCATGGGCCACGCTCTCGGCCTCAGCCGGGAATGGACAGCTGCCCTCGTGCTCACCTCGTCGGTGCCGACAGGGGTGAATGCATGGCTGATCGCCAACCGCTTCGGCATCGGCCACAGCGTTGCGGCCTCCACCATCAGCATTTCCACGGCGACCGGTGTTCTCTCCGTGTCGCTGTGGGCATGGCTGTTGAGCTGA